The Longimicrobium sp. genome has a segment encoding these proteins:
- the zwf gene encoding glucose-6-phosphate dehydrogenase — protein sequence MSDEATDDGRPDLGDVPAAPPAGETPLRTPMTEAGARVRTPDPLALVIFGGTGDLTRRKLMPALWALRADGLLPEGFAIVGNSREEIGEDDFRERMRGALAEFDEEPDADDWAGFSRRIRYVHGSTDDPGTFNRLKQVLEEVERDCGTQGNRMFYLALPPSVIAQTAQGLGRAGLVTGAKDPAWTRIIVEKPFGRDLESAQGLNASLLEVFRERQIFRIDHYLGKETLQNLLVFRFANTIWEPLWSRNYVDHVQITVAESVGVEGRAGYYDRSGALRDMIQSHLLQILTLVAMEPPASYDADSIRNEKVKVLQSIPLLQGDDIGRWAVRGRYGASGKGGEDDRGYLDEANVPEGSRTETYAAVRLTVDNWRWEGVPFYLRTGKKLAGKQSEVVIRFRPAPHPIRDLVHCDSPAPNALVLHIQPDEGMSLFFEAKEPGIRGPLRAVSMDFDYNRAFGVESPEAYQRLLLDAMLGDATLFARRDEVEAAWTLVTPILEAWEREGEPEEYPAESWGPRCADELLAQEGRSWHQPTG from the coding sequence GTGAGCGACGAGGCCACGGACGACGGCCGGCCGGACCTGGGCGACGTTCCCGCGGCGCCGCCCGCGGGCGAAACGCCGCTGCGCACGCCCATGACCGAGGCCGGCGCCCGGGTGCGCACGCCCGACCCGCTGGCGCTGGTGATCTTCGGCGGCACGGGTGATCTGACGCGCCGCAAGCTGATGCCCGCGCTCTGGGCCCTGCGCGCCGACGGGCTGCTGCCGGAAGGCTTCGCCATCGTCGGCAACTCGCGCGAGGAGATCGGCGAGGACGACTTCCGCGAGCGGATGCGGGGCGCGCTGGCGGAGTTCGACGAGGAGCCCGACGCCGACGACTGGGCCGGGTTCTCGCGCCGCATCCGCTACGTGCACGGGTCTACAGACGATCCCGGGACCTTCAATCGGCTGAAGCAGGTGCTGGAAGAGGTGGAGCGCGACTGCGGCACGCAGGGGAACCGCATGTTCTACCTGGCGCTCCCGCCCTCCGTCATCGCCCAGACAGCGCAGGGACTGGGACGCGCCGGGCTGGTGACCGGCGCGAAGGACCCGGCGTGGACGCGGATCATCGTCGAAAAGCCCTTCGGGCGCGACCTGGAGAGCGCCCAGGGGCTGAACGCCAGCCTGCTGGAGGTGTTCCGCGAGCGGCAGATCTTCCGCATCGACCACTACCTGGGCAAGGAAACGCTGCAGAACCTGCTGGTGTTCCGGTTCGCGAACACCATCTGGGAGCCGCTGTGGAGCCGCAACTACGTCGACCACGTGCAGATCACCGTGGCCGAGAGCGTGGGGGTGGAGGGCCGCGCGGGCTACTACGACCGCAGCGGCGCCCTGCGCGACATGATCCAGAGCCACCTCCTGCAGATCCTGACCCTCGTGGCGATGGAGCCGCCGGCCTCGTACGACGCCGATTCCATCCGCAACGAAAAGGTGAAGGTGCTGCAGTCCATCCCCCTGCTGCAGGGCGACGACATCGGGCGGTGGGCGGTGCGTGGCCGATACGGCGCGTCGGGAAAGGGCGGCGAGGACGATCGCGGCTACCTGGACGAGGCGAACGTGCCCGAGGGGTCGCGCACCGAGACGTACGCGGCCGTGCGGCTGACGGTGGACAACTGGCGGTGGGAGGGCGTGCCTTTCTACCTGCGGACGGGGAAGAAGCTGGCGGGGAAGCAGAGCGAGGTGGTGATCCGCTTTCGCCCCGCGCCACACCCCATCCGCGACTTGGTGCACTGCGATTCGCCCGCGCCCAATGCACTGGTGCTGCACATTCAGCCCGACGAGGGGATGTCGCTGTTCTTCGAGGCCAAGGAGCCGGGGATCCGAGGGCCATTGCGGGCGGTGTCGATGGACTTCGACTACAACCGCGCGTTCGGGGTGGAATCTCCCGAGGCGTACCAGCGGCTGCTGCTGGATGCCATGCTGGGCGACGCCACGCTGTTCGCCCGGCGCGACGAGGTGGAGGCCGCGTGGACCCTGGTGACGCCCATCCTGGAAGCATGGGAGCGCGAGGGCGAGCCGGAGGAGTACCCGGCGGAGTCGTGGGGCCCGCGCTGCGCCGACGAGTTGCTGGCGCAGGAGGGGCGCAGCTGGCACCAGCCGACAGGGTAA
- the gnd gene encoding phosphogluconate dehydrogenase (NAD(+)-dependent, decarboxylating), with translation MRLGMVGLGKMGGNMAQRLTRGGHELVVFDRDPEVTRAVAEASGAKAAASLQELVAALEPPRAVWVMVPAGPPTEQVLSDLADICGPGDVLIDGGNSNYNDSKRRAAELETRGLRLMDAGTSGGIWGLENGYCLMVGGAPEAAAVCEPVFRTLAPEGGYAHVGPSGSGHFAKMVHNGIEYGLLQAYAEGFEILHKSGFEYDLEGVASLWNHGSVVRSWLLELLERAYAEEGPALERIKDWVADSGEGRWTVETAMALDVPAPVITLSLLARFRSRQEQSYSAQVVAALRNQFGGHSIKTTDGAGA, from the coding sequence ATGCGGCTGGGGATGGTGGGGCTCGGAAAGATGGGCGGCAACATGGCGCAGCGGCTGACGCGCGGCGGGCACGAACTCGTGGTGTTCGACCGCGACCCCGAGGTCACGCGCGCCGTGGCCGAGGCGTCGGGTGCAAAGGCGGCGGCGTCGCTGCAGGAACTGGTGGCCGCGCTGGAGCCGCCGCGGGCCGTGTGGGTGATGGTGCCCGCCGGCCCGCCGACGGAGCAGGTGCTGAGCGACCTGGCCGACATCTGCGGCCCCGGCGACGTGCTGATCGACGGCGGCAACAGCAACTACAACGACAGCAAGCGGCGCGCGGCCGAACTGGAAACGCGCGGGCTGCGGCTGATGGACGCCGGCACCAGCGGTGGCATCTGGGGGCTGGAGAACGGCTACTGCCTGATGGTGGGGGGCGCGCCCGAGGCCGCCGCGGTGTGCGAGCCCGTGTTCCGCACCCTCGCCCCGGAGGGCGGCTACGCGCACGTGGGCCCCAGCGGGTCTGGCCACTTCGCCAAGATGGTGCACAACGGCATCGAGTACGGCCTGCTGCAGGCGTACGCCGAGGGCTTTGAGATCCTCCACAAGTCCGGCTTCGAGTACGACCTGGAGGGGGTCGCCTCGCTGTGGAACCACGGCAGCGTGGTCCGCTCGTGGCTGCTGGAGCTGCTGGAGCGGGCGTACGCCGAAGAGGGGCCGGCGCTGGAGCGCATCAAGGACTGGGTCGCGGATTCGGGCGAGGGGCGGTGGACCGTGGAGACCGCGATGGCGCTGGACGTGCCCGCGCCGGTCATCACTCTGTCGCTGCTGGCGCGCTTCCGCTCGCGCCAGGAGCAGTCGTACTCGGCGCAGGTGGTGGCCGCGCTGCGCAACCAGTTCGGCGGCCACTCCATCAAGACGACGGACGGGGCGGGGGCGTGA